From Pan paniscus chromosome 6, NHGRI_mPanPan1-v2.0_pri, whole genome shotgun sequence, one genomic window encodes:
- the LOC100967578 gene encoding cytochrome P450 3A7 isoform X1 has product MDLIPNLAVETWLLLAVSLILLYLYGTRTHGLFKKLGIPGPTPLPFLGNALSFRKGYWTFDMECYKKYRKVWGIYDCQQPVLAITDPDMIKTVLVKECYSVFTNRRPFGPVGFMKSAISIAEDEEWKRIRSLLSPTFTSGKLKEMVPIIAQYGDVLVRNLRREAETGKPVTLKHVFGAYSMDVITSTSFGVNIDSLNNPQDPFVENTKKLLRFNPLDPFVLSIKVFPFLTPILEALNITVFPRKVISFLTKSVKQIKEGRLKETQKHRVDFLQLMIDSQNSEDSETHKALSDLELMAQSIIFIFAGYETTSSVLSFIIYELATHPDVQQKVQEEIDTVLPNKAPPTYDTVLQLEYLDMVVNETLRLFPVAMRLERVCKKDVEINGMFIPKGVVVMIPSYVLHHDPKYWTEPEKFLPERFSKKNKDNIDPYIYTPFGSGPRNCIGMRFALVNMKLALVRVLQNFSFKPCKETQIPLKLRFGGLLLTEKPIVLKAESRDETVSGA; this is encoded by the exons ATGGATCTCATCCCAAACTTGGCCGTGGAAACCTGGCTTCTCCTGGCTGTCAGCCTGATACTCCTCTATCT ATATGGAACCCGTACACATGGGCTTTTTAAGAAGCTTGGAATTCCAGGGCCCACACCTCTGCCTTTTTTGGGAAATGCTTTGTCCTTCCGTAAG GGCTATTGGACGTTTGACATGGAATGTTATAAAAAGTATAGAAAAGTCTGGGG TATTTATGACTGTCAACAGCCTGTGCTGGCTATCACAGATCCCGACATGATCAAAACAGTGCTAGTGAAAGAATGTTATTCTGTCTTCACAAACCGGAGG CCTTTTGGTCCAGTGGGATTTATGAAAAGTGCCATCTCTATAGCTGAGGATGAAGAATGGAAGAGAATACGATCATTGCTGTCTCCAACATTCACCAGTGGAAAACTCAAGGAG ATGGTCCCTATCATTGCCCAGTATGGAGATGTGTTGGTGAGAAATCTGAGGCGGGAAGCAGAGACAGGCAAGCCTGTCACCTTGAAACA CGTCTTTGGGGCCTACAGCATGGATGTGATCACTAGCACATCATTTGGAGTGAACATCGACTCTCTCAACAATCCACAAGACCCCTTTGTGGAAAACACCAAGAAGCTTTTAAGATTTAATCCATTAGATCCATTCGTTCTCTCAATAA aagTCTTTCCATTCCTTACCCCAATTCTTGAAGCATTAAATATCACTGTGTTTCCAAGAAAAGTTATAAGTTTTCTAACAAAATCTGTAAAACAGATAAAAGAAGGTCGCCTCAAAGAGACACAAAAG CACCGAGTGGATTTCCTTCAGCTGATGATTGACTCTCAGAATTCAGAAGACTCTGAGACCCACAAAG cTCTGTCTGATCTGGAGCTCATGGCCCAatcaattatctttatttttgctgGCTATGAAACCACGAGCAGTGTTCTCTCCTTCATTATATATGAACTGGCCACTCACCCTGATGTCCAGCAGAAAGTGCAGGAGGAAATTGATACAGTTTTACCCAATAAG gcACCACCCACCTATGATACTGTGCTACAGTTGGAGTATCTTGACATGGTGGTGAATGAAACACTCAGATTATTCCCAGTTGCTATGAGACTTGAGAGGGTCTGCAAAAAAGATGTTGAGATCAATGGGATGTTTATTCCCAAAGGGGTGGTGGTGATGATTCCAAGCTATGTTCTTCATCATGACCCAAAGTACTGGACAGAGCCTGAGAAGTTCCTCCCTGAAAG GTTCAGTAAAAAGAACAAGGACAACATAGATCCTTACATATACACACCCTTTGGAAGTGGACCCAGAAACTGCATTGGCATGAGGTTTGCTCTCGTGAACATGAAACTTGCTCTAGTCAGAGTCCTTCAGAACTTCTCCTTCAAACCTTGTAAAGAAACACAG ATCCCCCTGAAATTACGCTTTGGAGGACTTCTTCTAACAGAAAAACCCATTGTTCTAAAGGCTGAGTCAAGGGATGAGACCGTAAGTGGAGCCTGA
- the LOC100967578 gene encoding cytochrome P450 3A7 isoform X2 — protein MDLIPNLAVETWLLLAVSLILLYLYGTRTHGLFKKLGIPGPTPLPFLGNALSFRKGYWTFDMECYKKYRKVWGIYDCQQPVLAITDPDMIKTVLVKECYSVFTNRRPFGPVGFMKSAISIAEDEEWKRIRSLLSPTFTSGKLKEMVPIIAQYGDVLVRNLRREAETGKPVTLKHVFGAYSMDVITSTSFGVNIDSLNNPQDPFVENTKKLLRFNPLDPFVLSIKVFPFLTPILEALNITVFPRKVISFLTKSVKQIKEGRLKETQKHRVDFLQLMIDSQNSEDSETHKALSDLELMAQSIIFIFAGYETTSSVLSFIIYELATHPDVQQKVQEEIDTVLPNKAPPTYDTVLQLEYLDMVVNETLRLFPVAMRLERVCKKDVEINGMFIPKGVVVMIPSYVLHHDPKYWTEPEKFLPERFSKKNKDNIDPYIYTPFGSGPRNCIGMRFALVNMKLALVRVLQNFSFKPCKETQIPLKLRFGGLLLTEKPIVLKAESRDETFIDRKPIHMDLLKSLEFQGPDFCFFWELLCPTVR, from the exons ATGGATCTCATCCCAAACTTGGCCGTGGAAACCTGGCTTCTCCTGGCTGTCAGCCTGATACTCCTCTATCT ATATGGAACCCGTACACATGGGCTTTTTAAGAAGCTTGGAATTCCAGGGCCCACACCTCTGCCTTTTTTGGGAAATGCTTTGTCCTTCCGTAAG GGCTATTGGACGTTTGACATGGAATGTTATAAAAAGTATAGAAAAGTCTGGGG TATTTATGACTGTCAACAGCCTGTGCTGGCTATCACAGATCCCGACATGATCAAAACAGTGCTAGTGAAAGAATGTTATTCTGTCTTCACAAACCGGAGG CCTTTTGGTCCAGTGGGATTTATGAAAAGTGCCATCTCTATAGCTGAGGATGAAGAATGGAAGAGAATACGATCATTGCTGTCTCCAACATTCACCAGTGGAAAACTCAAGGAG ATGGTCCCTATCATTGCCCAGTATGGAGATGTGTTGGTGAGAAATCTGAGGCGGGAAGCAGAGACAGGCAAGCCTGTCACCTTGAAACA CGTCTTTGGGGCCTACAGCATGGATGTGATCACTAGCACATCATTTGGAGTGAACATCGACTCTCTCAACAATCCACAAGACCCCTTTGTGGAAAACACCAAGAAGCTTTTAAGATTTAATCCATTAGATCCATTCGTTCTCTCAATAA aagTCTTTCCATTCCTTACCCCAATTCTTGAAGCATTAAATATCACTGTGTTTCCAAGAAAAGTTATAAGTTTTCTAACAAAATCTGTAAAACAGATAAAAGAAGGTCGCCTCAAAGAGACACAAAAG CACCGAGTGGATTTCCTTCAGCTGATGATTGACTCTCAGAATTCAGAAGACTCTGAGACCCACAAAG cTCTGTCTGATCTGGAGCTCATGGCCCAatcaattatctttatttttgctgGCTATGAAACCACGAGCAGTGTTCTCTCCTTCATTATATATGAACTGGCCACTCACCCTGATGTCCAGCAGAAAGTGCAGGAGGAAATTGATACAGTTTTACCCAATAAG gcACCACCCACCTATGATACTGTGCTACAGTTGGAGTATCTTGACATGGTGGTGAATGAAACACTCAGATTATTCCCAGTTGCTATGAGACTTGAGAGGGTCTGCAAAAAAGATGTTGAGATCAATGGGATGTTTATTCCCAAAGGGGTGGTGGTGATGATTCCAAGCTATGTTCTTCATCATGACCCAAAGTACTGGACAGAGCCTGAGAAGTTCCTCCCTGAAAG GTTCAGTAAAAAGAACAAGGACAACATAGATCCTTACATATACACACCCTTTGGAAGTGGACCCAGAAACTGCATTGGCATGAGGTTTGCTCTCGTGAACATGAAACTTGCTCTAGTCAGAGTCCTTCAGAACTTCTCCTTCAAACCTTGTAAAGAAACACAG ATCCCCCTGAAATTACGCTTTGGAGGACTTCTTCTAACAGAAAAACCCATTGTTCTAAAGGCTGAGTCAAGGGATGAGAC CTTCATAGATAGGAAACCCATTCACATGGACTTATTAAAAAGCTTGGAATTCCAGGGCCCAGACTTCTGCTTTTTTTGGGAACTACTTTGTCCTACCGTCAGGTGA